The genome window TCTGGGTCGGCATCGGGATCGCGGCATTATGGCAAATCGGGCGGCGGCGTTCATCGACCTGAGCCATGCCGTCGAGCATGGCATGACGACCTATCGCGGCCTGCCGGCGCCGCACATCTGCGACTTTTGGACCCGCGAGCAGTCGGCCGCTAATTACGACGACGGCTCCTCGTTCCACATCGGCCGCATCGACGTGGTCGCCAACACCGGCACTTATGTCGACGCGCCGTTCCACCGCTACGCCGACGGCGCCGACCTCGCCGACCTGCCGCTCGAATCGCTTGCCCACCTCGACGGTCTGGTCATTCGCTGTCCCTACGAGCGCGGGCTGGCGGTCGACGTCGCCGCCTTCGACGGCCGCGACGTGCGCGGCAAGGCGGTACTGGTCGCCACCGGCTGGGATCGGCACTGGCGCACCGACGCTTATTTCGCCGGCCATCCGTATCTCACTGCCGCGGCCGCCGAATGGCTGGTCGCCAATGGCGCGGCGTTCGCCGGCATCGACAGCTACAACATCGACGACACGGCGACCCGCGCCCGGCCGGTCCACACCATCTTGCTCGGCGCGAACATCCCGATCGGCGAGCACCTCGCCAACCTCGCCGCGCTGCCCGACTCCGGTTTTGCCTTCTCCGCCGTGCCGCCCAAGGTCCGCGGCATGGGCACCTTCCCGGTCCGCGCCTTCGCTCGCCTCGCCTAGCCGACGATTTGGAGCGCGGGCGCAACTGGCGTAGCGTGCATGCCATCCGTCCGGGGGGACCAGTCATGCGTCATCGCTCCATCGCCGCACTCGCCGCAGCCGCATTGCTGCTCGCCGGCTGCTCGTCGCGGCCGCGCGAATTCACCCCGATGCTGGCGCCGCCGCCGGCCGGTGCCGCCGCTTTCGACCAGGCTGCGTTCGACCGCGCCTACGGCGAGTGCAGCCAGCTCCTCGTCGCCGGCAAGGTCGACGCCAGCGGCCGGCTTGCCTCGGCCGGGGCAGGGGCCGCGGCCGGCGGCGCGGCGGCGGTCGCGGGCGGCGCCACGGCAGCGGCGGTCGCCGGCTATGGCGGGCTTGCGGTGGCCTCGGCGACGATCGTCCTGCTGCCGTTCGCGGTGATCGGCGGCGCCGTCGGAATGGCCAAGGCCAAGCGCGCCAGGAAAGAGCGGGCGATCAAGACCGCCATGACCGGCTGCCTCGCCGAACGCGGCTTTGTCGTGACCGACTGGGTGCGGGCGAGACGGTAAGATGTCTGCGGGTTGGCGCTTTGTCGGCAGCCGATATCAGCTTTCGGGCAGGGGCATTCTTCGGCCTAACAAAATAAGCGCCGCTCCGGTCGCCGTCCCATAAACGACGCCGATCGGGGTGACGAACAGCCCGATCCCAAACAGTGCGGCCAGGCCCTCGCGGGAGGTAGCAAGCGGTCCCGCAACCATCGCCAAAATGAAAAAAATCACGAGCCATGACACCAATGTTCCGACAAGCGCTCCAATTGCCGCTCCGCGAAGGATTGTTGCCTTGCCCTTCGAGCGGAGATTCTCAGCAAGCCAGCGGCCGCCGAGTGCGAAGGCGAGCAAGGCGAACGGAAAGCCGATTGACGCGAGCCCGAATGCCCAGTTGCTCAACCAAAGGCGCATGACAACCAGGACGGCTGCGGCCCCGGCCAGCGCAGCGAATCCGCACACGAACAGCGAATACGATGAGACGCGCGGCTCGGCGTTCCGGCAACGCTTAAGGAAGGCAGCGATGGCGACCTTCCATGCCGGCTTTCCCGGCATGACAGGTCTGACCGGAGTTTTTAGCCAACCCCCATGGCGCAGCAACGCCACGCACGTGACTGCGACGAGCGTCAGGGCGATCAAAACGGTTGCCGTGGAATGCCGACTTTCACCAGATAGTCCGAACAGGGGAGCAAGCGGTTTCCAGGCGACCGCAGCGAGACGAATGGTGATCTCGATCGTGAACAGCAGCGCGTAGGCGCGCCAGAACGAAGGCGGCAGCCAGCGGAAGCCGAAGGCGTACCCGGCAAGGCCTACGGGCGCCAGCGACCAATAAAGCACCCGGATCGTTGCCAGGTCGAAGCCGGCTCCGGAGAGCATGCTGCCCGCATGGGCGGCCCCAAGCAGTCCGACCACGACGGCGAACGCACGCCATGCAAGCGACTGAGCCTCGGGCCGGACCATGGCTGCTGTATTGCGCCCGCATTCCTCTAGGAATCGCTAATGCCCCCTCGGCAATGAGAGCGCTTATGGCG of Sphingomonas mesophila contains these proteins:
- a CDS encoding cyclase family protein, encoding MANRAAAFIDLSHAVEHGMTTYRGLPAPHICDFWTREQSAANYDDGSSFHIGRIDVVANTGTYVDAPFHRYADGADLADLPLESLAHLDGLVIRCPYERGLAVDVAAFDGRDVRGKAVLVATGWDRHWRTDAYFAGHPYLTAAAAEWLVANGAAFAGIDSYNIDDTATRARPVHTILLGANIPIGEHLANLAALPDSGFAFSAVPPKVRGMGTFPVRAFARLA